The genome window GCCAACCGACGCCGAGATAAAGACCGTCACGGTCAAACGCGAACCGACTGGCTACTGGTACGCTATCCTCGGCGTCGAAACGCCCGATAACCCCCCCGCAAAACCGGAGGCTCCGAAGAAGTGCGTCGGTATCGACGTTGGCATACTCAAGTACGCCCACGACACCGACGGCACCGCCGTCGAATCGCTCGACCTGTCCGCCGAACGCGAGCGGTTGGAACGTGCACAACGCAACCTCTCGCGAAAACAGCACGGGTCTGCGAACTGGGAGGAACAACGCCGCGTCGTGGCACGAAGGTACGCTGACCTCAAGCAGAAGCGTCGTGACTTCTTACATAAACTCTCGAACTACTACGCTCGGGAGTACGACCTCGTAGCGGTCGAGGACCTTGACGCCGCCGGACTGGTCGAACTGCCCGGTAACTCACGAAACCGGGCAGGGGCGGCGTGGGGGACGTTCCTACGGATGCTCGAATACAAATGCGAGCGCGAAGGGACGCACTTCATCGCCGTGAATCCGCGCGGAACGACCAAGGAGTGCGCGTCCTGCGGCGTCTCGACGGACAAGCCGCTGTGGGTGCGTGAACACTCGTGTCCTGCCTGCGGGTTCGAGGCGGACAGGGACGCGAACGCGGCGTGGAACATCCTTTCTCGCGGTCTTTCCGATGTAGGAGTGGTTCACTCCGAAGAAACGCCTGTGGAGACTGCGCTCCCTACGGGAACCGATTCGGTTCCTGCAAAGCGCGTCGTGGAAGCAGGAAGCCCCGCCCTCAAGCGCGAGCCGTCAGGCGAGCGGTAGGGTGGGGTAGTTCACCCTGTGTCGGGGGGGCAAAAGTGGCTTCGAGCGTCTTCGTCACCGTCTCTGCCATACACATCATACATCACATACACGCTTAAGTATACCGATCATGTAGTGTAGTGTGATGCACCGGAAGCAGATCACGATTCGAGAAGATCAAGAGGAGTGGATCAGTGAGCAACACATCAACCTCTCAAGTCTCGTTAGAGAGTGTATTGACGAACGTATGGAATCCAGTTCTGCTGACTAACGGTGGCTGTGTAATGGAGCGTACGCGATTCACGCCCGCCCTACAGGGCGGGTTTCTCTCGCTGTTTAAAGATAGTCGAAGAAGGAATCGTACTCGGCGACGAAGGAGCGGAGTTCGTCCTTGCCAGGGACCTCGTTGTGGCGCATGAAGTAACTCGCTACGCTGTTGCCGAGAATGAGCACCGCACCGTCGGATAGGCCTTCTGCGAGTGCGAGCGAGACACCGCTGACGAAGTGCTCGTCTACGTTCTGCATCTGACGCGGTTTGACCACCTGCGGAACTCGCGCGGTCAGCACCTCCGCTCCGTTGGCGAGCGTCGCCTCCCTGAACGAGTGCATGATGTACCGGGAGACGTCGAGTTCGTCCCGGACCTGTTCGACGGTCGGCGTCGATTCGTCCCCCGATCGCCCGTCTAGCAGGTCGCGAAAGCGGCGCGTCTGCTTCCGGTTTGCCGTCACCGTCACCGGAGCAACGTTGTCAAACGCGGCGAGAGCATCGTATCCGCGTTTGACGGTCGTATCGTCGAACCGTTCGATGGCCCCCGGCGAGAAGTGCACGTTCTCCGGCGGTGAACGAAGCGTCGGCCAGAGGTCGTTTTCGAGGCCCTGGAGGATTGACGGGAGTTGCGGCGTCGAGTAGAGCGTCCCGAGCGACAGCACCGGTGTCCCGTCGAGATACTCCGCGAGTTCCTCGACGCCGACGTGATCCAAAATGGTCTCCCAATCCAGCGGTGAGAGGTTTGGCTCGGTAAACAAGAGTTTCCGGTCGTCGAATCGAACGTAGTCGGTGTAGGTGCTCTCGCCGACGCTCACCAGCGTCTGGTTACTGAACTCGCGTCCGAACACGGTGTGGACCGGTGTTCCAAGATGGCCGATAAGCGTGACGTCGTAGTCCAGTCTGTCGAAGACTCTACCGACGTGCGCGACGTGCCCTCCGGCCTCTATCTTCGTTTGTCGCCACTCGACGCGAGGTGCACTCTCGCTCGCCTCGAAGGCGATGAGCGATTCTTTGAATTCGTCGAACCGACCGACGCGCTCGTATCGATCTTCGGACCAATCACCCACGATCTCGCGCATCCGGTCGACGAACGCGTCGAAGCCGACGACTATCGACCGTGCTCCGAATTCGTGCGGGAGTTCGTCGAGACACGTCTCAAGGTGGGATTCGGTCTCTTCGTCGAGCCGATCGCGCTGCTCACCTTCGTACCGAAGCGTCAATGAGTGCGCGCTGTAGTCTTCGATCCGCGTTCCGAGTCCGCCAACGGTAACCAGTGAGGAATCGACAGCATCACCGTCGTCGTGAACGTCGATCGTGAGTGACGCCCGGAGATCGTACTCCGTGTAGTAGTAACCGGCGAGAACACCCCGTTTCTGTACCTCCTCTCCGGTCGTGGTGTCGTATCCGTGAAACTCGACCTCCAGAGTGGTGAGCGGCCGACTATCGCTCAGCATTTCGAGGTCGGAGAGGCAATCTCGGAGGCGCAGGTACTCCTTGGGGAGCGTTGGTGACTGTGAGCGGCCCGAGAGGGGTCGCGCGAACGGCCACACGGACGCAGAGACGAATCGATCGAGTACGAGCGCGAGATTGGGATTGGTGATGTAGTAACCCTGCTGTTCGTCCGTCCCCCGTGCCGTCGATTCGCGGGTCCAGTAGAGGCCCCGTTTTCGATCCACCGTCACGGCGAAGTCCTCTGTCGACGTCACTCCGCGGATGGCATCAACCGTATCGGGTATCGAGTACTCGAGGCTCACGCGCTCGTTGTCTTCGGCGTCCGGTTCGATGTCGGAGACGATGAGCCGAACGTGCTGTTCGTCGCGATCCTCGAGAAGGGGTAGGACGGCGTCGAGGTCACCGAGCGGACACAAGAGCAAGATGTCGCGTTCAGCGTTTCGGACGAGACTGGTGATGTACTTCCGTATTGTAGCGTCGCTCTTGAACAGCGCGACACCGTTCTCCACGTTCTCGACGGTTTCGTGGAGTTCTTCGAGGTACTTTTCCGCCCGATCCAAACGATTGTGAACCTCCGAGAGGGCCTCTGACGGATCGATCGCGTAGGCTTTTCGCGGATAGTCGTCTATCATCTCGACGAAGCCCTGTTCACGGAGCGTCTCTACTGTGTCGTATACACGTTGCTTCGGTACATCACTCGTTTTCGCGAGTTCGCTCATCGTCTGGAACCCGCCCTGGACGAGCGCGAGGTATACCTTCGATTCGTATTCCGAGAGCCCGATGTTCTTCTGAAGCGTATCGCGCAGCAGGGCGAACTTCGCTTCCTCTTCTGAATTCATTGGTCGATCTGTGTCCTGCGTGGTGTTCGTGGTATCGCTTCTTCAATGGCGGTATGCTTTCGAGTAAACCGGGGTAGGTAGCCAGAGCGGATAAACTCTTATATATTACTCACTGGAGTGGTGAATTGCGATGAATACACCGACCCACTCCGACGAAAACCGTCTCACTCTGTCGAATCTCTCCGTGGGTT of Halomarina pelagica contains these proteins:
- a CDS encoding RNA-guided endonuclease InsQ/TnpB family protein, with the protein product MNYNYRYRLRPSDAHHEQLAWTVDTCRQVYNHFLHRLNRTDDTSAYSEQKLLPGLKKWWNDLKSVHSKVLQKVVQRLYDNLSTLRGRKKNGYRVGRLKWKAPGEYRSFTYSQSGFKLKNTSGRTRLWLSKLGEIPITFHRDLPTDAEIKTVTVKREPTGYWYAILGVETPDNPPAKPEAPKKCVGIDVGILKYAHDTDGTAVESLDLSAERERLERAQRNLSRKQHGSANWEEQRRVVARRYADLKQKRRDFLHKLSNYYAREYDLVAVEDLDAAGLVELPGNSRNRAGAAWGTFLRMLEYKCEREGTHFIAVNPRGTTKECASCGVSTDKPLWVREHSCPACGFEADRDANAAWNILSRGLSDVGVVHSEETPVETALPTGTDSVPAKRVVEAGSPALKREPSGER
- a CDS encoding TrmB family transcriptional regulator, with the translated sequence MNSEEEAKFALLRDTLQKNIGLSEYESKVYLALVQGGFQTMSELAKTSDVPKQRVYDTVETLREQGFVEMIDDYPRKAYAIDPSEALSEVHNRLDRAEKYLEELHETVENVENGVALFKSDATIRKYITSLVRNAERDILLLCPLGDLDAVLPLLEDRDEQHVRLIVSDIEPDAEDNERVSLEYSIPDTVDAIRGVTSTEDFAVTVDRKRGLYWTRESTARGTDEQQGYYITNPNLALVLDRFVSASVWPFARPLSGRSQSPTLPKEYLRLRDCLSDLEMLSDSRPLTTLEVEFHGYDTTTGEEVQKRGVLAGYYYTEYDLRASLTIDVHDDGDAVDSSLVTVGGLGTRIEDYSAHSLTLRYEGEQRDRLDEETESHLETCLDELPHEFGARSIVVGFDAFVDRMREIVGDWSEDRYERVGRFDEFKESLIAFEASESAPRVEWRQTKIEAGGHVAHVGRVFDRLDYDVTLIGHLGTPVHTVFGREFSNQTLVSVGESTYTDYVRFDDRKLLFTEPNLSPLDWETILDHVGVEELAEYLDGTPVLSLGTLYSTPQLPSILQGLENDLWPTLRSPPENVHFSPGAIERFDDTTVKRGYDALAAFDNVAPVTVTANRKQTRRFRDLLDGRSGDESTPTVEQVRDELDVSRYIMHSFREATLANGAEVLTARVPQVVKPRQMQNVDEHFVSGVSLALAEGLSDGAVLILGNSVASYFMRHNEVPGKDELRSFVAEYDSFFDYL